A genome region from Falco biarmicus isolate bFalBia1 chromosome 11, bFalBia1.pri, whole genome shotgun sequence includes the following:
- the RGS8 gene encoding regulator of G-protein signaling 8 isoform X4, which produces MMSAIMPTPATPWNRGMRTRLGCLSHKSDSYNDFTAILPDKPNRALKRLSTEEATRWADSFDVLLSHKYGLAAFRAFLKTEFSEENLEFWLACEDFKKTRSAAKLASKAQRIFEEFIDVQAPREVNIDFQTRELTRRNMQEPSLSCFDQAQGKVHSLMEKDSYPRFLRSKIYTDLLSQTQRRLS; this is translated from the exons ATGATGAGTGCGATAATGCCAACTCCTGCCACTCCATG GAACAGAGGGATGAGGACTCGCCTGGGCTGCCTGTCTCACAAATCAGACTCATATAATGATTTCACAGCTATTCTTCCGGACAAGCCCAACCGGGCTTTGAA AAGACTGTCGACAGAAGAAGCAACAAGATGGGCAGACTCTTTTGATGTCCTTTTGTCCCATAAAT ATGGGCTGGCTGCTTTCCGTGCTTTCCTGAAGACAGAGTTCAGTGAGGAAAACCTGGAGTTCTGGCTCGCCTGTGAGGACTTCAAGAAGACCCGCTCAGCAGCCAAGCTGGCCTCCAAGGCTCAGCGGATCTTCGAGGAGTTCATCGATGTGCAGGCTCCTCGAGAG GTGAACATAGACTTCCAGACACGGGAGCTGACAAGAAGAAATATGCAGGAACCCTCCCTCTCTTGCTTTGACCAAGCTCAGGGGAAGGTGCACAGCCTGATGGAGAAAGACTCTTACCCCAGGTTCCTGAGATCCAAAATTTACACAGACCTGCTGTCTCAAACCCAGAGGAGGCTCAGCTAG
- the RGS8 gene encoding regulator of G-protein signaling 8 isoform X5 — protein MAALLIPRRNRGMRTRLGCLSHKSDSYNDFTAILPDKPNRALKRLSTEEATRWADSFDVLLSHKYGLAAFRAFLKTEFSEENLEFWLACEDFKKTRSAAKLASKAQRIFEEFIDVQAPREVNIDFQTRELTRRNMQEPSLSCFDQAQGKVHSLMEKDSYPRFLRSKIYTDLLSQTQRRLS, from the exons ATGGCTGCCTTACTGATTCCACGGAG GAACAGAGGGATGAGGACTCGCCTGGGCTGCCTGTCTCACAAATCAGACTCATATAATGATTTCACAGCTATTCTTCCGGACAAGCCCAACCGGGCTTTGAA AAGACTGTCGACAGAAGAAGCAACAAGATGGGCAGACTCTTTTGATGTCCTTTTGTCCCATAAAT ATGGGCTGGCTGCTTTCCGTGCTTTCCTGAAGACAGAGTTCAGTGAGGAAAACCTGGAGTTCTGGCTCGCCTGTGAGGACTTCAAGAAGACCCGCTCAGCAGCCAAGCTGGCCTCCAAGGCTCAGCGGATCTTCGAGGAGTTCATCGATGTGCAGGCTCCTCGAGAG GTGAACATAGACTTCCAGACACGGGAGCTGACAAGAAGAAATATGCAGGAACCCTCCCTCTCTTGCTTTGACCAAGCTCAGGGGAAGGTGCACAGCCTGATGGAGAAAGACTCTTACCCCAGGTTCCTGAGATCCAAAATTTACACAGACCTGCTGTCTCAAACCCAGAGGAGGCTCAGCTAG
- the RGS8 gene encoding regulator of G-protein signaling 8 isoform X6 has translation MAALLIPRRRLSTEEATRWADSFDVLLSHKYGLAAFRAFLKTEFSEENLEFWLACEDFKKTRSAAKLASKAQRIFEEFIDVQAPREVNIDFQTRELTRRNMQEPSLSCFDQAQGKVHSLMEKDSYPRFLRSKIYTDLLSQTQRRLS, from the exons ATGGCTGCCTTACTGATTCCACGGAG AAGACTGTCGACAGAAGAAGCAACAAGATGGGCAGACTCTTTTGATGTCCTTTTGTCCCATAAAT ATGGGCTGGCTGCTTTCCGTGCTTTCCTGAAGACAGAGTTCAGTGAGGAAAACCTGGAGTTCTGGCTCGCCTGTGAGGACTTCAAGAAGACCCGCTCAGCAGCCAAGCTGGCCTCCAAGGCTCAGCGGATCTTCGAGGAGTTCATCGATGTGCAGGCTCCTCGAGAG GTGAACATAGACTTCCAGACACGGGAGCTGACAAGAAGAAATATGCAGGAACCCTCCCTCTCTTGCTTTGACCAAGCTCAGGGGAAGGTGCACAGCCTGATGGAGAAAGACTCTTACCCCAGGTTCCTGAGATCCAAAATTTACACAGACCTGCTGTCTCAAACCCAGAGGAGGCTCAGCTAG
- the LOC130156954 gene encoding regulator of G-protein signaling 16-like isoform X1 produces MSCWMPGCPAFSMCQGLAALPITCLERAKDLKTRLGILLHKPELGHRIGTSSKLQRDSSREVLEWRESFDQLLKSKSGVTAFHTFLKTEFSEENLDFWLACEDFKKTRSKTKLASKANRIFEEFVQSEAPREVNIDHETREITRKNLSGATSACFNEAQAKTRTLMEKDSYPRFLKSASYQDMTKQATSRGISKRSHT; encoded by the exons ATGAGTTGCTGGATGCCTGGGTGCCCAGCTTTCAGCATGTGCCAGGGGTTAGCTGCGCTCCCCATCACTTGCCTGGAGAG AGCCAAGGATCTGAAGACCCGCTTAGGGATCCTGCTTCATAAACCAGAGCTGGGGCACAGGATTGGGACCTCCAGCAAGCTGCAGAG AGACTCCTCACGAGAGGTACTCGAATGGAGGGAGTCCTTCGACCAGCTCctgaagagtaaaa gTGGGGTGACCGCCTTCCACACCTTCTTGAAGACAGAGTTCAGTGAGGAGAACCTCGACTTCTGGCTGGCATGCGAGGACTTCAAAAAGACCCGATCAAAAACCAAGCTGGCCTCCAAGGCCAACAGGATCTTTGAGGAATTTGTCCAAAGTGAGGCACCCAGGGAG GTGAATATTGACCACGAAACCAGGGAGATCACTCGCAAGAACCTCTCGGGTGCCACCTCTGCTTGCTTCAATGAAGCCCAGGCTAAGACCCGCACTTTGATGGAGAAGGACTCCTACCCCCGGTTCCTGAAGTCCGCCTCCTACCAGGACATGACCAAGCAGGCCACCAGCCGCGGCATCAGCAAGCGGTCGCATACCTGA
- the LOC130156954 gene encoding regulator of G-protein signaling 16-like isoform X2, giving the protein MGAKDLKTRLGILLHKPELGHRIGTSSKLQRDSSREVLEWRESFDQLLKSKSGVTAFHTFLKTEFSEENLDFWLACEDFKKTRSKTKLASKANRIFEEFVQSEAPREVNIDHETREITRKNLSGATSACFNEAQAKTRTLMEKDSYPRFLKSASYQDMTKQATSRGISKRSHT; this is encoded by the exons ATGGG AGCCAAGGATCTGAAGACCCGCTTAGGGATCCTGCTTCATAAACCAGAGCTGGGGCACAGGATTGGGACCTCCAGCAAGCTGCAGAG AGACTCCTCACGAGAGGTACTCGAATGGAGGGAGTCCTTCGACCAGCTCctgaagagtaaaa gTGGGGTGACCGCCTTCCACACCTTCTTGAAGACAGAGTTCAGTGAGGAGAACCTCGACTTCTGGCTGGCATGCGAGGACTTCAAAAAGACCCGATCAAAAACCAAGCTGGCCTCCAAGGCCAACAGGATCTTTGAGGAATTTGTCCAAAGTGAGGCACCCAGGGAG GTGAATATTGACCACGAAACCAGGGAGATCACTCGCAAGAACCTCTCGGGTGCCACCTCTGCTTGCTTCAATGAAGCCCAGGCTAAGACCCGCACTTTGATGGAGAAGGACTCCTACCCCCGGTTCCTGAAGTCCGCCTCCTACCAGGACATGACCAAGCAGGCCACCAGCCGCGGCATCAGCAAGCGGTCGCATACCTGA
- the LOC130156954 gene encoding regulator of G-protein signaling 16-like isoform X3, with protein sequence MELRSGEPSGKVKEREKGKRAHRDSSREVLEWRESFDQLLKSKSGVTAFHTFLKTEFSEENLDFWLACEDFKKTRSKTKLASKANRIFEEFVQSEAPREVNIDHETREITRKNLSGATSACFNEAQAKTRTLMEKDSYPRFLKSASYQDMTKQATSRGISKRSHT encoded by the exons ATGGAGCTGAGGTCTGGTGAGCCGTCGGGGAAGgtaaaagaaagggagaaaggaaagagagcCCACAG AGACTCCTCACGAGAGGTACTCGAATGGAGGGAGTCCTTCGACCAGCTCctgaagagtaaaa gTGGGGTGACCGCCTTCCACACCTTCTTGAAGACAGAGTTCAGTGAGGAGAACCTCGACTTCTGGCTGGCATGCGAGGACTTCAAAAAGACCCGATCAAAAACCAAGCTGGCCTCCAAGGCCAACAGGATCTTTGAGGAATTTGTCCAAAGTGAGGCACCCAGGGAG GTGAATATTGACCACGAAACCAGGGAGATCACTCGCAAGAACCTCTCGGGTGCCACCTCTGCTTGCTTCAATGAAGCCCAGGCTAAGACCCGCACTTTGATGGAGAAGGACTCCTACCCCCGGTTCCTGAAGTCCGCCTCCTACCAGGACATGACCAAGCAGGCCACCAGCCGCGGCATCAGCAAGCGGTCGCATACCTGA